From Neofelis nebulosa isolate mNeoNeb1 chromosome X, mNeoNeb1.pri, whole genome shotgun sequence:
TTCTCTTGCTTCTTCAAATGTGCAGATTTCTTCTTTGCATTCACGCTCAATGTTGCCCtgtcttatttcttcaaaaagtcCATTAGCTCTTGGGTAGCGTTTCAATACTGAATTGGCTTTTTCTCCTGTGAGGAAaactaaggagagagaaaataataagcataaaatcataatttaaaaaaacacgtGGAAACTTCATACACAAGGTGAAAACGGCTGGGTGCTCTTTAGAAACCACAGCCAACATCCTAAACCTCTTCCCGTGAGTCAGCAACAAAGTAACATTTAGCTCCAAACCACCACCTCTGCTGTCTTCCTCATCACTGAGCATGTCCTTTCAGTAGCAGTTGCCCTGGGCAGGGACAGTGACATAATTAGCTGTTAGATTCAGACTTTAGCACATTCCTGCCAACCATCGGCGTTTAAATACAGTAATAGCGATTCCACTGCTTATACTCACTGTTGTAAGTGGATTACCTCCCGGGCATTCTGCTGTTGCACAGCAGCAACCGAATCAAAATCCAGTCTCCAGACTACCAGTCTTTGTCCCtctaaataaacctaaataaagcTGCAACTGACCTAGCAACATAAACCCAGAGAACCCCTGCTTGTATGAAGGGAAGGGATGACAAAATAGCATCaagaaattaagataaatttGGCCATAATTCATTCCAAGGAACACTAATTATTTCGTTCTAAATTCACTTAAGGTAAATATATTGTGACTCTTGAACATATCTATCCCCATCCCACTCTGCTtctgaaaaaaggaaatgattcttCATGATATATAGAGATATTGCATGCAAACAGTACACACCCAAGATATCCTGTACAATAAAAAGGCAATAgctgcaccacacacacacacacgctcactcatggggaattgtttttatttttccatacaaGTAAATTTAAGCTATAATTCAattcatatttctaaaaattcttccTACTTTGGAGGCATATATATAATACCACCAGAATTTAGTCTCTGTTAATGTAAAGAGCTTAGAAAATTTCTTAATCTTCTAAGTTTAGAAAAGCTACATTATagacatttcaaaatttttttaagtttgaattttccaaagaattttttaaagtattctttttccaaagaaaatattgaagtaaatgaaaaacaaaaagtgagtccttgtttttttaatggctgtgataacaatgaatttaaattttacttcactatagaaatgtatattttgtgtaatagaaaatataaatttttcaccTAGTATTTTTTAGGTATCCAAATTAGAATCAACTAGATGGCACTTGTACATGGTAACAATGGTAGGCCCACAGTGACTGTTTCCATCTTTCCACACTTCATTAGTGAAGCCATCTAGAAAACTGACTGTCAGCATGGCTGAGTAAGAGATTCAGctaattttctttccaaaaagcaATGCTAAACtggaaaaattgtaaaaaataactattttagtACTATGGAAATTGACCAAAAGCATACAACAAATTGCGaatgtttattcaagaaaaacagtggaggggtgcctcagttgattgagcatccaactcttgattttggctcaggtcatgatctcaaggtttgtgggtttgagccctgcatcaggctctactctggcagtatggagcttgcttgggattctctctctccctatctctctgcccctccccactgcactcatgctctccctctctcaaaataaataaataaacttaaaaaagggggggggagtgAAAATCTGTGGCATTTATAGCCTGAACTCCTGTGCTGCCTCCTTGTCCCTTGCTCTGTTGTATAGTAGTTCTACTAGGATACAGCAGGCCATGAGGATCAATGGCCTGGATGATGGACAGAGGTTTTTTGATTTACACTGTGGAAAAAATCTAAGCTCAGGGGTGATATTAAAAACaatagctggggcacctgggtggctcagtctgttaagcatctgactcttggtttcagctcaggtcacgatctcacagttcatgagtttgagccccacagtgggctctgtactgacagtgcagagcctactttggattctgtctctccctctctgcttggcCTCTCcgccacttgtactctctctctttctcaaaataaataaacttaaaaaaaaaacaaaaacaatagctaACTTCATGGCAAACAGCTGAGGAAGACCAACATCACAGCTAACCTAGGGTTGCAGTATGGGTTGGTGTGAATTACAGATAGGAAAATCAGCCATAAATTTAACAGAGAGATCTGGCAACAAGGCAGCCATCATAGACTTTAATAAGCCACCACATGCCCCAGCTGTTCTGGAAGGCTGTGTACATCTGCAAGGCTGCAAGGGTGTGTGCACTATCAGGAAGACCAGAGAAAGGCCCAGTTAGCTACTTGTCTCTGGTTGAATGTGAGGCCTTGCATACCAAGGAAGTAAAAGCCATAGCAGACTTGTAAACTTACTGAACCTTAGTGCATTCCCCAATTTATGTTTGCAGATCCATCAACAAAGGCTGAAAGTCTTACTGGCTCAGGttatgttatggactgaatgtttctctatccctccaaaattgaaatgttaaagccccaccccccagtgtgactgcatttggagataagACCTTTATGGAGGTAATAAAGctataggattagtgcccttatgagaaGAGACACCTTTccaccacatgaggacacagcaagaaagctGTCATCTATAAGCCAAGAGAAGAGGCCTCAATGAAACTTACCTTGctagcatcttgatcttggacttcccagccttcagaactgtgagcaCTGCAGAATGGTGGTTTTGTCTAAGCTATCAGTTGAtgttctaccaaatgagccagccacgtgcccctcaAGTAAGGTGAAGTAGATTGTGATAACATACATATTGTGCTCCCTAGAGAAATcactaaaaaataactttaaaacataagggggaaaaaacgAATTAAAATGGTACAGTGGAGAATATCTATTTCATACAAATGAAAGGAGTACAGGAAGaacaggaaaacacaaaagacaggaaatacaTAGCAAACATAGCAATATGGCAGATATAAATCAGCCATATCAATAgtaacattaaaagtaaatagattaaactctccaatcaaaagaaagaCAGTGTcacaatggataaaaaagaatatccaacTCTATACTGTCTACACAGGATACGAATTATATTGAAACAAATGgtttgaaagtaaaaagagagaagatagaaTATACAAACAGTGAGCAAAGGAGAGCAGCAGcggctatactaatatcaggaaaaaaatatgcatgaaGACACAAATTCTTACTAGAGGCAAAGAGGGATGTTTTATAGtgataaaaaattcaaatcattGGGAAGAGATAACACTATAAATGTACATGTTCATAACCAGAAAACctcaaatacatgaaacaaaactgACAGAACCAAAGGATGAAACAGTAAGACAGAAATAGTTGGAGATTGCAATTCCCACTTTCGATAATGTATAGAACAACTAGGAAGAGAAGCAACAAAGAAGTAGAAGACTTTACTAAAACTCCTAACCAATTAGGCCTAACAAAAATCTGTAGTACACTCCACCCAGCAACAGCTGAATACTTCTTCCCAAGCACTCATGAAATATTCTCCAGATTACAGTATATTCTAAGATGAGCCTCAATGcatttaaaaggattgaaatcaaAGAATGTTTTTTGAccaaaatggaacaaaattagaaatcaataacagaagtcaatttggaaaatttacacatatgtggaaattaaacaacacacttctatggggcacctgggtggctcagccggttaagtgtccgacctcagctcaagtcacgatctcacggttcatgagttcaagccccacgtccggctctgtgctgacagctcagagcttgaagcatgcttcacattctgtgtctccctctctctctgcaccatccccacttgtgctctgtctctctctgtctcaaaaatgaataaacatttaaaaaaaacttttttttaaaccacacttctaaataaccaatgggtcaaagagaTCACGTGGGaagttagaaaatactttgagatgaatgacAGAGAAACACAGCATACCAAAaattatgggatgcagcaaatgcaGTGATGAGAGAGAAATGTATAGTTGCAAAtggttacattaaaaaatatatatcccaaATAACTTAAcattccaaattttttttaaaaaatgagaaaggtcAGAGCCGAATAAACCCAAAGCAGGCAGAactaagaaaatgttaaagattagagcagaagtaaaaGCAATGTTGGacaggaaaacaatagagaaaacaaGTGAAATCAAGTGGGGTTCTTTTaacaatcaataaaattgacaacatgtagctagactgaccaagaaaaaatgagaaaagacagattaTTAAAATCAGGAATGTAAGAAGGACATCACTGCCTCACTTATAGAAGCAAAAGGGGAATACAGTAAAACCATGGTTTGCTcgcataattcattccggaagcatgcttgtaatccaaagcacttgtacatcaaagagaatttccccataagaaataatggccaGATGATTCGttctacaacccaaaaatattcataataaaaatgattacaggggctcctgggtggctcagccggttgaacatccgacttcgactcaggtcatgatctcatggtttgtgggttcgagccccacatccggctttgtgctgacagctctgagcctggagcctgcttcgcgttctgcatctccccctctctctgcccctcccccactcacgctctgtctcaaaaataaataaacttaaaaaatgattactGTAATatagtacaaaataataaaatacaaaatataaagaaaaacaaattaaccttcacttacctttgaaaactttcgtgactggtgtgagggagacaagagagaggagggttattgtgtagtaCAGCTTTCACTGTCCCTAaaggaatcactgctatctattggctcagtggaacCCTTTTGTTTTCATGCACCTTTAATAAGAAACCCATCCAATGGACCCAGGCTTTTGCCTCCTTTCCAGGATTTcttggaaatgtgacattgcattggcCTTGAACAGATTAATGGCtcgcactgctacagccttattcaggtggtgcttttctacaaaattttgcactatttcccacattttacatatctccctaatctcatttgaaatgagggattcctctgcctttttctccttctcctctgcaaACGAGATCTCCTCCATAACCTCTTGCTGTTGCTCGCAATGCAGATCCATCAGTTTGTCGGTGGTCAGCCCCTGGCCATGTTCCTCCACCAGCTCTTGAATGTTGTCCTCATTCACCTCCAGTCCCGTGGTCTTCCTCAGGGACACAATTTCATCGACAAGTGGCAGCTCCTGTTCATGAGCAAGCCCCTCTAAGTCATGTCCAAGAATGCAATCAGGCCACAGTTTTCCCCAAGCAGAATTGAGGGTTCTCTTGGTGACCCCATCCCAGGCTTCATTGATGATCTTGAGGCAGTTCACAATACGGAAGTGATTTTTCCAAAACTCTCAGAGGGTAAGGTTTGTTCCTTCAGTGACCTGAAAGCATCGCTAAAATAGTGCTTTGGTGTTTTAGAGTTTGAAATGACCTGATCCATGGGCTGGAGGATTGGAGTGGTGTAGGGAGGAAGGAACTTGACCTTAATGAGCTCAAGTTCCTCCAGTAAGTCATCCTCAAAGCCTGGACGATGAGCAGGAGCATTATCCGTAACCAGCCAGGCTTTGAGTGGCAGACTCTTTTCTAAAAGGTATTTCTTCACTGCAGGACTGAAGACCTCATTGATCCACTCAACGAACAAGATACAAGTGACCCAAGCTTGCTGTTGGACCTCCACATAACATTTAATTGGCTTTTCTGCACCTTGCGTTTCTCGAAGGCTCATGAATTCTCAGAATGTTACATGAGCAGGGGCTTGCCTTTGAAATCCCCACTTGCATTAGTGCAAAATAAGAGGGTCAGATGGTCTTTCATGGGCTTGTGACCAGGCATTGCATTCTCTTCTTCTGTAATGTAGGTCCTCTTTGGcatctttttctaaaaaagcCCCGTTTCATCACAGTTAACATCTTGTTCCATCAGGTAACAGTCGGAAACCATGAGCTTCTGGAAGTTGGTAGCAAATGCCTCAGCTGCCTTAGCATCTGAACTcgcagcctctctgtgcctcacaaCTACACGGATGCCACTTCTCCTATTCAAGTTATCAAACCATCCCCTGCTTGCCTTGAAGCCTTCTTCGCTTTCTGTTGACGTACCCGGCAGTTTACTTACGAGGTCAAGTGTACAAGGCCCTTGCCTTCTCGCAAATAAAGTTCTCAGGCACGGTATCACTTGCTAGTTCTTCTGATTTATCCAAACATCTTTACCTACATCTTTCAAAACACGTGGCCATTGCTTTGATATTCTTGTGACTCCTTTTGATGCATCTAGAacccttatttcttctttcttccttaatgTTGTGCATATGGTCGacgtagacttcttataaaatcttgcaatttcagccactCTCTTGCCTCATTTGTACTtcttgatttccttcttaacttccactgtaatcatctccttcttactgcctttcttttcaaccttttctgAATGGGAGCTATTGTATACActtgcatggatgttgactacagtacagtattaataaactcttgtcatagactatattttttttaatttttttttcaacgttttttatttatttttgggacagagagagacagagcatgaatggtggaggggcagagagagagggagacacagaatcggaaacaggctccaggctccgagccatcagcccagagcctgacgcggggctcgaactcacggaccgcgagatcgtgacctggctgaagtcggacgcttaaccgactgcgccacccaggcgcccctgtcatagACTATATTTAacgtaactggcaataaggcagcagaggaaagtgtctatatctgcaggcagcctgacctggaatgaagcaaagcattcctgagcttactcttgtatggaaaagcaaatgaTTATCCAtaagtgctttgaagtgacaaaaaatacaccagttccagttgtgggcaccttccaacattctgaaaaatcactgatttctgttaAACACTGTGGCTTGAGACCAaccatctgagcatgggagacgatctgCCACAATCccgcagcaagagagagagacaagaaccattggttcaattgtgatcatgtgacattcagagTCAGGTACTACTCATATTataagacatcacttgtttatcaagttaaaatttattagaaatgtttgtttgtcttgtggaacactcgcagaacaactTACTCAGAATGCagggttttactgtactttgaaCCAGAACTAGATCTGCCACCtagatgaaatagaaaacttCCTAGAAGATACAAACTACAGAAACTGACTCCAGAAGAACTAGAATATTTGAATAGACCTATGTAATTAGCAAAGTGattaaattagtaattttaaaacttttcacagTCAAAAGCCCAGGCTTtgatttcactggtgaatttcatcagatatttaaagaattcaTACCTATTTTTCACAAGTTCGTCtgaaaaacagaagagggaaTATCTccacattctatgaggccagtgcTATCATGAGAGCAGAACCACACAGAAATatcataagaaaactacagatccaTATCCTTTATGAGTATAGATGCAAAAATGTGAATTTGGCTTGTGGGCCATAGTTGGACAACCCATGctataaaacaaattaatttgtGATAAAAcagcaaaacagataaaaatgtgtatgtgtgtgtgtgtgagatcagTAATTCTTGATGCAATAATTGCTGTTGagcactcagatatcacctcacgccagtcagagtggccaaaatgaacaaatcaagagacttagatgctggagaggatgtggagaaatgggaaccctcttgctctgttggtgggaatgcaaactggtgcagccactctggaaaacagtgtggaggttcctcagaaaattaaaaatagacctaccctatgacccagcaatagcactgctaggaatttacccaagggatacaggagtcctgatgcataggggcacttgtaccccagtgtttatagaagcactctcaacaatagccaaattgtggaaagagcctaaatgtccatcaactgacgaatggataaagaaattgtggtttatatacacaatggagtactatgtggcaatgagaaagaatgaaatctggccctttgtagcaacgtggatggaactggagagtgtgatgctaggtgaaataagccatacagagaaagatagatatcatatgttttcactcttatgtggatcttgagaaacctaacagaaacccatgtgggaggggaagggaaaaaaaaaaaaagaggttagagtgggagagagccaaagcataagagacccttaaaaactgagaacaaactgagggttgatggggggtgggagggaggggagggtgggtgatgggtattgaagagggcatcttttgggatgagcactgggtgttgtatggaaaccaatttgacaataaatttcatatattaaaaaaaattgctgttgAAGTTAGAGTACATTTTTAGTGTAATTGGTCCAGCACTTGCATGATTATATGACTGAGTCATGTAAATTGAGGCATTATTATTGTCCAGCTGCCCAGGTGATACCTCAGGGCAGCCATGTTTGAGTACCAGGATGTTAATTAaaccagtgcttctcagacttcaGTATGCATATTCATCACTTGGGATCTTGTTAAGACatggattctgattcagtagttttGGAATAGGGCTTCACATTTTGCATTTGTAACAAGTGTTCAAGTGAGGCTGATGTTTCTGGTTCCTAGACCATATTTTGAGTAGCAAGGTGCTCGCACCGGTGTTCATAGCTTGGAATGTCTAGGTCCTGCCCCAAGGGACTCTGGTGTATATGGTCTTCGATGTGGCCTGTGCCTCAAGATTTGTAAAAGCTCCACAGGTGACTCTAATGGCAGAAAAACTTAAGAACCTCTGTGCTACAGTTCATggtgtttttataaattttaatttttatattatcagTATCCCTAATATggttctttttcccatttcttaccCCATTCCACACCT
This genomic window contains:
- the LOC131502966 gene encoding transmembrane gamma-carboxyglutamic acid protein 1-like; the protein is MILCLLFSLSLVFLTGEKANSVLKRYPRANGLFEEIRQGNIERECKEEICTFEEAREAFENNEKTASTLAIFKSRSQALPTFWMDVCSLHSQMA